The Noviherbaspirillum saxi genome includes a window with the following:
- a CDS encoding acyl-CoA thioesterase, whose amino-acid sequence MTNKHQTTLPEGKVPQLRVMPMPADANVHGDVFGGWIMAQVDIAGSLPAVRRSNGRVATIAVNSFVFKQPVFVGDLLSFYADIVKVGTTSITINVEVYAERNRLQVETVKVTEATLTYVATDEKRQRRQIPPVAE is encoded by the coding sequence ATGACAAACAAACACCAGACCACTCTTCCCGAAGGAAAAGTTCCACAATTGCGGGTGATGCCGATGCCGGCCGATGCCAATGTGCATGGCGACGTCTTCGGCGGCTGGATCATGGCACAGGTCGACATCGCCGGCTCGCTGCCGGCGGTACGGCGCTCCAACGGACGCGTGGCAACGATTGCTGTCAATTCCTTTGTCTTCAAGCAGCCGGTGTTCGTCGGCGATCTGTTGTCTTTCTACGCAGACATTGTCAAGGTCGGCACCACCTCGATCACCATCAATGTCGAAGTCTATGCCGAGCGCAATCGGCTGCAAGTCGAAACCGTCAAGGTGACCGAAGCGACACTGACGTACGTGGCAACAGATGAAAAGCGCCAACGACGCCAGATCCCGCCTGTCGCCGAATAA
- a CDS encoding LysR family transcriptional regulator gives METKWLEDFISLAETRSFSRSAELRHVTQPAFSRRIQSLEAWLGADLIDRTSYPTRLTPAGEVFYEQALEMLGQINSARALMRGKRPTAHTTVDFAVPHTLSLTFMPKWMTELKDGFGTLNSRLIALNVHDAVLTMVEGGCDLLLCYHHPRQPVQLDASRYDMLTLGNEALRAYARCNKAGVPELLLPGSAKAPLPFLSYTSNAYLGRMVDLILADAKRPLHLEKRYETDMAEGLKMMALEGHGIAFLPESAVPREVKQKQLARADAGQADWELSMEIRLYRERPSSQRPGKPIVSRLWEYLVERGEVAGRPRKSGKAAKKAV, from the coding sequence ATGGAAACCAAATGGCTGGAAGATTTCATTTCGTTGGCGGAAACACGCAGCTTCAGCCGCTCGGCTGAGTTGCGCCATGTGACGCAGCCAGCGTTCTCGCGTCGCATTCAATCGCTGGAAGCATGGCTGGGCGCCGACCTGATTGACCGCACTTCTTATCCGACGCGACTGACCCCGGCGGGCGAAGTGTTTTACGAGCAGGCGCTGGAAATGCTCGGTCAGATCAATAGCGCGCGTGCGCTAATGCGCGGAAAACGCCCAACAGCACACACTACAGTCGATTTTGCGGTGCCACACACCTTGTCGCTGACCTTCATGCCGAAATGGATGACGGAGCTGAAAGATGGATTTGGCACGCTGAACTCGCGCCTGATCGCCCTCAACGTACACGATGCGGTGTTGACCATGGTGGAAGGCGGCTGCGATCTGCTGCTGTGTTATCACCACCCGCGTCAGCCGGTCCAGCTCGATGCCAGCCGCTATGACATGCTTACGCTCGGCAATGAAGCATTGCGCGCTTACGCCCGTTGCAACAAAGCAGGTGTGCCCGAATTGCTGTTGCCAGGCAGTGCAAAAGCGCCGCTACCGTTTCTGTCCTATACCAGCAATGCTTATCTTGGCCGCATGGTCGACCTGATACTCGCCGATGCCAAGCGGCCGCTGCATCTGGAAAAGCGCTACGAAACCGATATGGCGGAAGGTTTGAAGATGATGGCGCTCGAAGGCCATGGCATCGCTTTTCTGCCCGAGTCGGCAGTGCCGCGCGAAGTGAAGCAAAAACAGCTCGCGCGCGCCGATGCTGGACAAGCTGACTGGGAACTCAGCATGGAGATTCGCCTCTACCGTGAACGACCTTCGTCTCAGCGCCCGGGCAAGCCGATCGTGTCGCGGCTTTGGGAATATCTGGTCGAACGAGGCGAGGTTGCCGGACGACCGCGCAAGTCGGGCAAGGCAGCGAAAAAAGCCGTGTGA
- a CDS encoding ABCB family ABC transporter ATP-binding protein/permease — protein sequence MRRHPVSSSEPPANQGTRNDWATLKTLLPYLWAYKWRVLLALTFLVGAKVANVGVPLVLKALIDHMTISPDNPKALLVLPVGILVAYGALRLCTTMFTELREFVFAKVTQSAVRTIALQVFRHLHSLSLRFHLNRQTGGMTRDIERGSRGISSLVSYTLYSILPTLVEITLVIGYLVLHYDIWFAGITIVALLVYIGFTVAVTEWRTNFRRTMNDLDSKANTRAIDSLINYETVKYFGNEDYEARRYDHSMQNWETAAVKSQTSLSILNTGQSLIIATAVTLILWRATQGVIDGTMTLGDLVLVNAFMIQLYIPLNFLGVIYREIKQSLADMERLFKLLDQHREVADVPNAQPLAVKGAEVKFAHVDFSYEAKRQILFDVDFTIAAGTTTAVVGHSGSGKSTLSRLLFRFYDINAGSITIDGQDLRNVTQTSLRKSIGIVPQDTVLFNDTIEYNIAYGKPDATREEIVAAAKAAYIHDFIESLPDGYGSMVGERGLKLSGGEKQRVAIARTLLKNPAILIFDEATSALDSRAEQAIQAQLKEIAKDRTTLVIAHRLSTIADASQILVLDHGRIIERGTHGQLLAQNGAYAQMWERQQARQEVPVSSPRADDRDAESIVA from the coding sequence ATGCGACGTCACCCAGTTTCTTCTTCCGAACCTCCCGCCAATCAAGGTACACGCAACGACTGGGCAACGCTCAAGACCCTGCTTCCGTATTTGTGGGCTTACAAGTGGCGGGTGTTGCTGGCGCTGACTTTTCTGGTCGGCGCCAAGGTGGCCAATGTCGGCGTGCCGCTGGTGCTGAAGGCCTTGATCGATCACATGACGATCAGCCCGGACAACCCGAAGGCCTTGCTGGTGCTGCCTGTGGGCATTCTGGTCGCCTATGGCGCCTTGCGCCTGTGCACGACGATGTTCACCGAACTGCGCGAATTCGTATTTGCCAAGGTCACCCAGAGTGCAGTCCGTACCATTGCGCTGCAGGTATTCCGTCATTTGCACTCATTGTCGCTGCGCTTCCATCTGAACCGCCAGACCGGCGGGATGACGCGCGACATCGAACGCGGATCGCGCGGCATTTCTTCGCTGGTGTCGTACACGCTGTACAGCATCCTGCCGACGCTGGTTGAAATTACCTTGGTGATCGGTTATCTCGTGCTGCATTACGACATCTGGTTTGCCGGCATCACGATCGTGGCCTTGCTTGTCTATATCGGTTTCACCGTGGCGGTTACCGAGTGGCGCACCAATTTCCGCCGTACGATGAATGATCTGGATTCGAAGGCGAATACGCGCGCAATCGATTCCCTGATCAATTACGAGACCGTCAAGTATTTCGGCAATGAAGATTATGAAGCGCGACGCTACGACCACAGCATGCAGAACTGGGAAACGGCCGCGGTTAAATCGCAGACATCGCTCTCTATCCTCAATACCGGGCAATCCCTCATTATTGCGACCGCGGTCACGCTGATTCTTTGGCGGGCAACGCAGGGCGTCATCGACGGAACCATGACGCTGGGTGATCTGGTGCTGGTCAACGCATTCATGATCCAGTTGTATATTCCACTTAACTTTCTCGGCGTCATCTATCGCGAGATCAAACAAAGCCTGGCCGATATGGAGCGCTTGTTCAAGTTGCTCGACCAGCATCGCGAAGTGGCCGACGTCCCGAATGCACAGCCACTTGCAGTGAAAGGTGCGGAAGTGAAGTTCGCCCATGTCGACTTCAGCTACGAGGCAAAACGCCAGATCCTGTTTGATGTCGACTTTACGATCGCCGCCGGTACCACGACTGCGGTCGTCGGTCATAGCGGTTCCGGCAAGTCGACGCTGTCGCGCCTGCTGTTCCGTTTCTATGACATCAATGCCGGAAGCATCACCATCGATGGACAGGATTTACGCAATGTGACGCAAACTTCGCTGCGCAAGTCGATCGGGATCGTGCCGCAGGACACAGTGCTGTTCAATGACACGATCGAATACAACATCGCCTATGGCAAGCCGGACGCTACGCGTGAAGAAATCGTGGCGGCGGCGAAGGCGGCCTATATTCATGACTTTATCGAAAGCCTGCCTGACGGCTACGGCAGCATGGTGGGCGAACGCGGTCTCAAGTTGTCGGGCGGAGAAAAGCAGCGTGTCGCAATTGCGCGCACCCTGCTGAAAAATCCCGCGATCCTGATTTTCGATGAAGCGACTTCGGCGCTCGATTCTCGTGCCGAACAGGCGATCCAGGCGCAATTGAAAGAGATCGCCAAGGATCGCACCACCCTTGTCATCGCGCATCGCTTATCGACGATTGCCGATGCTTCGCAAATCCTGGTGCTTGACCATGGGCGCATCATCGAGCGCGGTACACATGGGCAGCTGTTGGCGCAAAACGGTGCATACGCGCAGATGTGGGAACGTCAGCAGGCGCGCCAAGAGGTGCCTGTTTCCTCCCCGCGTGCCGACGATCGCGACGCAGAATCCATCGTGGCGTAG